A genomic segment from Chitinophaga flava encodes:
- a CDS encoding 4-alpha-glucanotransferase, whose translation MHQKIRFYLRYHTHYGQELYLLGNISALGNDVPHQACRLQWLNDEWWGATIDVPLEKPLLLQYQYILKELEEITYEGGVREILLQPGTDELVFIDTWNYAAQPQNAWQTAPFTRVFFQRPEQKITTTSATHVFRVQAPLLPVNKTVCLLGNVPPLGNWNAEEPVLLQYDAQGWFAAALDLTGQPASIQYKYGIYNLDTCTFEKYEQGHNRELLNVVAPGRQTVLHDEFVRTGYPHWKGAGVSVPVFSLRSREGFGTGEFADLVPLAQWARQSGLQLIQLLPVNDTISTHTWRDSYPYAATSAFALHPQYIRLQDVGQLPATHPLQRQFHSLRQWLNEKDEVDYETVLSYKLAYLKALYDAEGEKLETRAYWQWFASNEHWLLPYAVFCHLRDKYQTSDFSQWPEYNVYDYTEINRFVIEDSAAAEAAHYHFFVQYHLHRQLSAAVEAVHAQGIALKGDIPIGISRYSVDAWMNPGLYHMDVQAGAPPDSFTAEGQNWGFPTYNWKKMAADGYEWWQQRLRHMSVYFDAFRIDHILGFFRIWQIPAHAVQGLLGYFHPAIPVSREELLQRGINFDEDRFCNPWITEEVLDLAFGSYAGIIKDRYLQSLDNGNYALLPHCDTQRKVKDLQLPEAVETALFKLIADVLLIKVTDKKRVMYHPRYDLASTASFAALDETTRQRLLELYHHYFYVRQESRWRKEAMHKLPLIRRATRMLICGEDLGMVPHCVNGVMKEQGILGLEVQRMPKAVGRSFAEISQAPYLSVLTPSTHDMSTIRGWWEEDAGISRKFYRQVLGHANTPPRQANTALIKEIINQHLHANAMWRIFQIQDLLAAAGHIPDQHPDKERINIPAVTQHYWRYRINKGINDYETHTLSF comes from the coding sequence ATGCATCAGAAAATACGGTTTTACCTTCGTTACCACACTCATTACGGGCAGGAACTTTACCTGCTGGGAAACATTTCTGCGCTGGGCAATGATGTGCCACATCAGGCCTGCCGCCTGCAATGGCTCAACGATGAATGGTGGGGCGCCACCATAGATGTACCACTGGAAAAGCCTCTGCTGCTGCAATATCAGTATATCCTGAAAGAGCTGGAGGAAATAACCTATGAAGGTGGTGTCAGGGAGATACTGCTGCAACCTGGTACAGATGAATTGGTTTTTATCGATACCTGGAATTATGCCGCACAGCCCCAGAACGCCTGGCAGACAGCCCCTTTTACCCGCGTTTTTTTCCAGCGCCCGGAACAGAAAATAACAACAACGTCCGCAACACATGTGTTCCGCGTACAGGCACCTTTACTGCCTGTAAACAAAACAGTTTGCCTGTTGGGTAATGTACCTCCGCTGGGCAACTGGAACGCGGAAGAACCGGTATTGCTGCAATATGATGCCCAGGGCTGGTTTGCTGCTGCCCTCGACCTTACCGGTCAACCAGCATCTATACAATACAAATATGGTATCTATAATCTCGATACCTGCACCTTTGAAAAATATGAGCAGGGACATAACCGGGAGTTACTCAATGTGGTAGCACCAGGCCGGCAAACTGTGCTACATGATGAGTTTGTGAGAACAGGTTATCCACATTGGAAAGGAGCCGGTGTATCAGTGCCTGTATTCAGTCTGCGCAGCCGGGAAGGCTTTGGTACCGGAGAATTTGCAGACCTGGTACCATTGGCGCAATGGGCCCGTCAGAGCGGGTTACAGCTGATACAGCTGCTGCCGGTCAACGATACCATCAGCACCCATACCTGGCGCGACTCCTACCCCTATGCAGCTACCTCTGCTTTTGCACTCCACCCGCAATACATACGCCTCCAGGACGTCGGACAACTGCCGGCCACTCATCCACTGCAACGACAGTTTCATTCCTTACGGCAATGGCTGAACGAAAAAGATGAAGTAGACTATGAAACGGTCCTTTCCTATAAACTGGCTTATCTGAAAGCCCTATATGATGCGGAAGGGGAGAAGCTGGAGACAAGGGCCTACTGGCAATGGTTTGCCTCCAACGAACATTGGCTGCTGCCTTATGCCGTATTCTGCCACCTGCGGGATAAATATCAGACAAGCGATTTCTCCCAATGGCCGGAGTATAACGTATATGATTATACGGAGATTAACCGTTTTGTCATAGAAGACAGCGCTGCTGCGGAAGCAGCCCACTATCACTTTTTTGTGCAGTACCACCTGCACCGGCAGCTGTCTGCCGCGGTGGAAGCTGTACACGCGCAGGGCATTGCCCTGAAGGGAGACATCCCTATTGGTATCTCCCGCTACAGCGTGGATGCCTGGATGAATCCCGGCCTCTATCATATGGATGTACAGGCCGGTGCACCACCGGACAGCTTCACAGCAGAAGGTCAAAACTGGGGCTTCCCTACCTATAACTGGAAAAAAATGGCTGCCGACGGCTATGAATGGTGGCAACAACGCCTCCGGCATATGTCCGTATATTTCGATGCCTTCCGTATCGATCATATTCTTGGCTTCTTCCGTATCTGGCAGATACCGGCACATGCTGTACAGGGACTACTGGGTTATTTTCATCCAGCCATTCCCGTTAGCCGGGAAGAACTGCTGCAAAGGGGAATTAATTTTGATGAAGACCGTTTCTGCAATCCCTGGATAACAGAAGAAGTGCTGGACCTGGCCTTTGGCAGCTATGCCGGCATTATCAAAGACCGTTACCTGCAATCACTGGACAACGGAAACTATGCATTGCTTCCTCACTGCGATACACAACGCAAGGTGAAGGACCTGCAGTTGCCGGAAGCGGTGGAAACAGCCCTGTTTAAGCTGATTGCAGATGTATTGCTGATAAAGGTTACCGATAAAAAACGGGTGATGTATCATCCCCGGTACGACCTGGCTTCCACGGCTTCCTTCGCCGCATTGGACGAAACTACCCGTCAGCGCCTGCTGGAACTGTACCATCATTATTTTTATGTACGACAGGAAAGCCGCTGGCGTAAAGAGGCTATGCATAAGCTGCCGCTGATCAGAAGGGCTACCCGTATGCTTATCTGCGGGGAGGATCTGGGTATGGTACCTCATTGTGTAAACGGTGTGATGAAAGAACAGGGCATCCTGGGCCTGGAAGTACAACGTATGCCCAAAGCGGTCGGAAGGTCCTTTGCCGAAATTTCGCAGGCACCGTATCTCTCTGTGCTGACGCCTTCTACCCATGACATGAGCACTATCAGAGGATGGTGGGAAGAGGATGCAGGCATCTCACGGAAATTTTACCGACAGGTATTAGGGCATGCCAATACACCTCCCCGTCAGGCCAACACCGCACTGATAAAGGAAATTATCAACCAACACTTGCACGCTAACGCCATGTGGCGTATATTTCAAATACAAGACCTGTTGGCCGCCGCCGGCCATATCCCGGACCAACACCCGGATAAGGAAAGGATCAATATCCCCGCGGTGACACAACATTACTGGAGATACAGAATTAACAAGGGAATTAACGATTATGAAACTCACACTTTATCCTT
- the dnaK gene encoding molecular chaperone DnaK, which produces MGKIIGIDLGTTNSCVAVMEGNEPVVIANDEGRRTTPSVVAFLKNGERKVGDPAKRQAITNPVNTIMSVKRFMGRHFDEVSNELSHVSYKVVKGDNNTTRVDIDGRLYTPQEISAMILQKMKKTAEDYLGQEVTEAVITVPAYFNDAQRQATKEAGEIAGLTVRRIINEPTAAALAYGMDKKHTDSKIAVFDLGGGTFDISILELGDGVFEVKSTNGDTHLGGDDFDKVIMDWLADEFKKDEAVDLHKDPMSWQRLKEAAEKAKIELSSSSETEINLPYITAVDGVPKHLVKKLTRAKFEQLSDSLVERTLEPCRKALKDAGMNTSEIDEIILVGGSTRIPKIQEVVEKFFGKKPNRGVNPDEVVAVGAAIQGGVLTGEVKDVLLLDVTPLSLGIETMGGVMTKLIESNTTIPSRKSETFSTAADNQPSVEIHVLQGERPMANQNRTLGRFILGDIPPAPRGVPQIEVIFDIDANGILHVTAKDKGTGKTQNIKIEAGSGLNKDEIEKMKAEAKANESSDKEQREKIEKLNKADSLIFQTEKQLKEYGDKVPADKKATIETALNKLKEAHKSQDIAQIDTATTELEAAWTAASEEIYKATQGQPEGATADAGQQQGQPNGGGDGVTDAEFEEVK; this is translated from the coding sequence ATGGGAAAAATAATAGGCATTGACTTAGGAACTACCAACTCATGCGTTGCCGTTATGGAAGGTAACGAACCGGTAGTTATTGCCAATGATGAGGGAAGGAGAACTACCCCGTCAGTAGTGGCATTTTTGAAAAACGGAGAAAGGAAAGTAGGTGACCCTGCAAAGCGTCAGGCTATTACCAACCCCGTTAACACCATTATGTCAGTGAAACGTTTCATGGGCCGTCATTTTGACGAAGTGTCCAACGAATTAAGTCACGTTAGCTACAAAGTGGTTAAAGGTGATAACAACACCACCCGCGTTGATATTGATGGCAGATTATATACGCCGCAGGAGATTTCCGCAATGATCCTGCAGAAAATGAAAAAAACGGCCGAAGATTACCTGGGCCAGGAAGTAACAGAAGCAGTTATCACTGTTCCTGCATACTTTAACGATGCGCAACGTCAGGCTACCAAAGAAGCCGGTGAAATTGCCGGTCTGACTGTACGTCGTATCATCAACGAACCTACCGCAGCTGCACTGGCTTACGGTATGGATAAAAAACATACAGACAGCAAAATCGCTGTGTTCGACCTCGGTGGCGGTACCTTCGATATCTCCATCCTGGAACTGGGCGACGGCGTATTCGAAGTAAAATCTACCAACGGTGATACCCACCTGGGTGGTGACGACTTCGATAAAGTGATCATGGATTGGCTGGCCGACGAGTTCAAAAAAGACGAAGCGGTTGACCTGCACAAAGATCCAATGTCATGGCAGCGCCTGAAAGAAGCCGCTGAAAAAGCTAAAATCGAGCTGTCTTCTTCTTCTGAAACAGAAATCAACCTGCCTTATATCACTGCAGTAGATGGTGTTCCTAAACACCTGGTGAAAAAACTGACCCGCGCTAAATTCGAACAGCTGAGCGACAGCCTGGTGGAAAGAACACTGGAGCCTTGCCGTAAAGCACTGAAAGACGCCGGAATGAATACTTCCGAGATCGATGAAATCATCCTCGTAGGTGGTTCTACCCGTATCCCGAAAATTCAGGAAGTGGTAGAAAAATTCTTCGGTAAAAAACCTAACAGAGGTGTAAACCCCGACGAAGTAGTAGCCGTAGGTGCTGCTATCCAGGGTGGTGTACTGACCGGTGAAGTAAAAGATGTACTGCTGCTGGACGTTACTCCGCTGTCACTGGGTATCGAAACCATGGGTGGTGTAATGACCAAACTGATCGAATCCAACACCACTATCCCCAGCAGAAAATCTGAAACATTCTCTACTGCCGCTGACAACCAGCCTAGCGTAGAAATCCATGTTCTGCAAGGTGAAAGGCCAATGGCCAACCAGAACAGAACACTGGGTCGTTTCATCCTGGGTGATATTCCTCCGGCTCCACGTGGTGTTCCGCAGATCGAAGTTATCTTCGATATCGATGCCAACGGTATCTTGCACGTAACTGCCAAAGATAAAGGCACCGGTAAAACACAGAATATCAAGATTGAAGCTGGTAGCGGTCTGAACAAAGATGAGATCGAAAAGATGAAAGCGGAAGCGAAAGCCAACGAATCATCCGATAAAGAACAACGCGAAAAAATCGAAAAGCTCAACAAAGCAGACAGCCTTATCTTCCAGACAGAAAAACAACTGAAAGAATACGGCGATAAAGTACCTGCTGATAAAAAAGCAACGATCGAAACAGCCCTCAACAAGCTGAAAGAAGCGCACAAATCTCAGGACATCGCTCAGATAGATACTGCTACTACTGAACTGGAAGCTGCATGGACAGCTGCTTCTGAAGAAATATACAAAGCTACTCAGGGTCAGCCGGAAGGCGCTACTGCTGATGCCGGCCAACAACAAGGTCAGCCTAACGGTGGCGGTGATGGTGTAACTGATGCCGAGTTTGAAGAAGTAAAATAA
- a CDS encoding OmpA family protein, with product MNTSKIWRASCALLAIMPVISNAQDQSTATAVAPTVQLFRGPQEFKTWSVGVNGGLLAPVAATGGSNDFTKWKASGGYGAYVKYQLLHFLAIRADYVGGKLKADNSKNLGNGMPPSSPYSSFETKLKWTATLNAVFNITTVNWLFRKNFVLLYGSVGGGLAGYSPSLTPVGSNTSFDYKPSGTIKELIIPVGAGLKFRLSEFINLDLGYTMYYTDGDNLDGYYHGPNKDKFSYGYAGLEFAIGKKGKPQLQWNNPAATTYDELEAQKATLRTALDAANQTNQKLTADMDRLMKDSDGDGVSDYFDKCPNTPANTRVDGSGCPLPEPVVEKKEEKIVITEEDNRIVKEAIQNLEFDFAKASIKPHSYPALDRVAELLKRKNLNLKLSGHTDNVGSKERNLALSRERAEAVKTYMVSKGVNASKIEAVGYGMSQPIASNKTAAGRQKNRRVEFTIF from the coding sequence ATGAACACATCCAAAATCTGGCGGGCTTCCTGTGCCCTCCTGGCTATCATGCCCGTTATCAGCAATGCCCAGGACCAATCTACCGCGACCGCTGTGGCCCCCACTGTACAGCTTTTCAGAGGTCCTCAGGAATTCAAAACTTGGTCCGTTGGCGTCAATGGAGGGCTGCTGGCCCCTGTAGCTGCCACCGGTGGCAGTAATGACTTCACCAAATGGAAGGCCTCCGGCGGGTATGGCGCTTATGTGAAATACCAGCTTCTTCATTTTCTGGCTATACGGGCCGACTATGTTGGCGGAAAACTGAAAGCCGACAATAGCAAGAACCTGGGTAATGGTATGCCTCCCAGCAGCCCCTACAGCTCCTTCGAAACGAAACTGAAATGGACGGCCACCCTCAATGCCGTATTTAATATTACTACTGTCAACTGGCTGTTCCGTAAAAACTTTGTCCTGTTATACGGCTCCGTAGGCGGTGGCCTTGCCGGATACAGTCCCTCCCTCACACCTGTCGGCAGCAACACCTCCTTCGACTATAAACCCAGCGGCACCATCAAGGAATTGATCATCCCGGTAGGTGCAGGGCTCAAATTCAGACTATCTGAATTTATCAACCTGGACCTGGGCTATACGATGTATTATACAGATGGCGACAACCTGGACGGTTACTATCATGGTCCCAACAAAGACAAATTCTCCTATGGTTATGCCGGGCTTGAGTTTGCCATCGGCAAAAAGGGGAAACCACAACTGCAATGGAACAATCCTGCCGCCACCACCTATGATGAACTGGAAGCACAGAAAGCCACACTGCGCACTGCACTGGATGCAGCCAACCAGACCAATCAGAAACTGACCGCCGATATGGACAGGCTCATGAAAGACAGTGATGGCGACGGCGTATCCGACTACTTCGATAAATGCCCCAATACACCTGCCAATACCCGCGTAGATGGCTCCGGTTGCCCGCTGCCCGAACCGGTAGTGGAGAAAAAAGAGGAAAAGATAGTGATCACCGAAGAAGATAACCGCATCGTAAAAGAAGCCATCCAGAACCTTGAATTCGACTTCGCCAAAGCCAGTATCAAACCACACTCCTATCCGGCACTCGACAGAGTGGCTGAACTGCTGAAACGCAAAAACCTCAACCTGAAGCTGAGCGGCCATACCGACAATGTAGGCAGTAAGGAGCGCAACCTGGCCCTGTCCAGAGAAAGAGCCGAAGCCGTTAAAACCTATATGGTAAGCAAAGGCGTTAATGCATCTAAAATTGAGGCAGTGGGTTATGGCATGAGCCAGCCTATTGCGAGCAATAAAACCGCTGCCGGCAGACAGAAAAACAGAAGGGTGGAATTTACAATCTTCTAA
- a CDS encoding GNAT family N-acetyltransferase encodes METITIRTIDPADDPTIANIVKTTLTEFGMNKAGTAYSDPTTDHLSVLFDKPRAIYYVAEENGIILGGAGIHPLDGGELHVCELQKMYLVPAARGKGLAGKLITQCLQFARENGYTQCYLETSPELARARKVYEQFGFRYLTGPMGNTGHFGCDSWMLKDL; translated from the coding sequence ATGGAAACTATCACAATAAGGACGATCGATCCTGCCGATGACCCAACTATTGCCAACATTGTAAAAACCACGCTGACAGAATTCGGAATGAACAAAGCAGGTACTGCCTATTCCGACCCAACCACCGACCATCTGTCTGTTTTATTCGACAAGCCCAGGGCTATCTATTATGTCGCTGAAGAAAATGGTATTATCCTCGGCGGCGCCGGCATACATCCGCTGGATGGCGGGGAATTACATGTATGCGAACTGCAGAAGATGTACCTGGTACCGGCAGCCAGAGGTAAAGGACTTGCCGGCAAACTGATCACCCAATGCCTGCAGTTTGCCAGGGAAAACGGATATACGCAGTGTTATCTTGAAACCAGTCCTGAACTGGCAAGGGCCAGGAAAGTATACGAACAATTCGGCTTCAGATACCTGACTGGCCCCATGGGCAACACCGGTCATTTTGGCTGTGACAGCTGGATGCTGAAGGATTTATAG
- a CDS encoding porin family protein, producing MKKLILSGILAIGSVLAVKAQTVKFGVKGGLNLAKVTNTDDAKTRASFYAGGLVNVALNESWAIQPELLYSGQGTKVKTNTILGTLESTLKTDYINIPVMVQYSIVPAFYLEAGPQLGILAGAKEKIGSKSYDVKDQMKSIDFGIGVGFGYKFDMGLGVSGRYNFGLTNIEDSGNHNSKNSVAQIGLFYMF from the coding sequence ATGAAAAAACTGATTCTGTCTGGTATTCTGGCCATTGGTTCTGTGCTGGCAGTTAAAGCCCAAACCGTAAAATTCGGTGTGAAGGGAGGTCTGAACCTTGCTAAGGTTACTAACACCGACGATGCCAAGACACGTGCCTCCTTCTATGCCGGCGGCCTGGTTAACGTTGCCCTGAATGAAAGCTGGGCCATACAACCTGAGTTGTTGTATTCCGGACAAGGTACCAAAGTAAAAACCAATACTATCCTGGGCACACTGGAAAGTACCCTCAAAACTGATTATATCAACATCCCGGTAATGGTGCAATACTCTATTGTACCGGCATTTTACCTGGAAGCAGGCCCTCAGCTGGGTATTCTGGCAGGCGCCAAAGAGAAAATCGGTAGCAAATCATACGATGTAAAAGATCAGATGAAGAGTATCGATTTTGGTATCGGCGTAGGTTTCGGTTATAAATTCGATATGGGCCTGGGCGTGTCCGGCCGTTATAACTTCGGACTTACCAACATCGAAGATTCCGGTAATCACAACAGCAAAAACTCTGTAGCACAAATAGGACTGTTCTACATGTTCTAA
- the argS gene encoding arginine--tRNA ligase → MSVVQSIRTAAVAAIKSLYNQDITVADVAINVTKPEFEGEYTIVVFPFTKFSRQKPDETAQRIGDYLVAQHSELIAGFNVVKGFLNLDINQAYWCDFLQQQYNNENIGIQPSNGKKIMVEYSSPNTNKPLHLGHLRNNFLGYSIAEILKANGFEVIKTNLVNDRGIHICKSMLAWQLFAHGDTPESTGIKGDHLVGDYYVKFESVVKEQAEPIIDRVLENDFQDFEGADVEKLTKLVTALHKPEVKNDPDKTSKIMGDIKEMSRNKTEIMQQAKIMLQQWEAGNHEVRHLWTDMNSWVYQGFDETYKRLGINFDKVYYESNTYLLGKDLVEEGLAKGVLFKKEDNSVWIDLTADGLDEKLLLRGDGTSVYMTQDLGTARLKYNDYHMDQSIHVVADEQNYHFKVLQLILEKLGDPSAPGIYHLSYGMVELPHGRMKSREGTVVDADDMIVEMVDTAKEATQEAMQKHADFTEAELNTLYETIGLGAMKFFLLRVDPKKKMIFNPEESIDLRGFTGPFIQYAHARIKSILREVGPVAGLENFQYKGALLPLEKELIVINEQFPGILADAHREMSPSVIANYAFQLAQTFNSFYAEKVEGVYTYSVLREENEDKKKLRLQLITLTANTIRQSMKLLGIHVPERM, encoded by the coding sequence ATGAGTGTTGTACAATCAATCAGAACGGCTGCCGTAGCCGCCATCAAATCCCTTTACAACCAGGATATCACTGTAGCAGATGTAGCTATCAATGTGACTAAACCTGAGTTTGAAGGAGAGTATACCATTGTTGTTTTCCCATTCACCAAATTCAGCCGACAAAAACCAGATGAAACTGCACAGCGCATAGGCGACTACCTTGTTGCCCAGCATTCCGAGCTGATTGCCGGTTTTAACGTGGTAAAAGGCTTCCTTAACCTGGACATCAATCAGGCCTACTGGTGTGATTTTCTCCAGCAACAATACAACAACGAAAATATCGGTATACAGCCATCCAACGGCAAAAAGATCATGGTGGAGTATTCCTCCCCCAATACCAACAAACCACTGCACCTGGGTCACCTGCGTAATAACTTCCTCGGTTATTCCATCGCGGAAATCCTGAAGGCCAACGGTTTTGAAGTGATCAAAACCAACCTGGTAAATGATCGTGGTATCCATATCTGTAAGTCCATGCTGGCATGGCAGCTGTTTGCACACGGTGATACTCCGGAATCCACCGGTATCAAAGGTGATCACCTGGTAGGTGATTATTACGTGAAGTTTGAATCCGTAGTAAAAGAACAGGCCGAACCTATCATTGACCGGGTGCTGGAAAACGACTTCCAGGACTTCGAAGGCGCTGATGTGGAGAAACTGACCAAACTGGTCACCGCCCTGCATAAGCCTGAAGTTAAGAACGATCCGGACAAGACTTCCAAAATTATGGGTGACATCAAGGAGATGTCCCGTAATAAAACAGAGATCATGCAGCAGGCCAAAATCATGCTGCAGCAGTGGGAAGCGGGCAACCATGAGGTACGCCACCTCTGGACTGACATGAACAGCTGGGTGTACCAGGGTTTTGACGAAACCTACAAACGCCTGGGCATCAACTTCGATAAAGTATATTACGAAAGCAATACCTACCTGCTGGGCAAAGACCTGGTTGAAGAAGGACTGGCCAAAGGCGTGCTGTTCAAAAAAGAAGACAACTCTGTATGGATAGACCTCACCGCAGACGGCCTGGATGAAAAACTCCTGCTCCGTGGCGATGGCACTTCCGTATACATGACCCAGGACCTGGGCACCGCCCGGCTGAAATACAACGACTACCACATGGACCAGAGCATCCACGTGGTGGCCGATGAACAGAACTACCACTTCAAAGTATTGCAGCTGATCCTGGAGAAACTGGGAGACCCTTCCGCGCCAGGCATCTACCACCTCAGCTATGGCATGGTGGAACTACCTCACGGCCGTATGAAGAGCCGGGAAGGTACCGTAGTGGACGCAGATGATATGATCGTGGAAATGGTGGATACAGCAAAAGAAGCTACCCAGGAAGCCATGCAAAAACATGCTGATTTCACGGAAGCCGAACTGAACACCCTTTACGAAACCATCGGCCTGGGTGCTATGAAGTTCTTCCTGCTGCGTGTAGACCCCAAGAAAAAAATGATCTTCAATCCCGAAGAATCCATTGACCTGCGCGGGTTTACCGGACCATTCATACAATATGCACACGCGCGTATCAAGTCTATTTTAAGAGAAGTAGGCCCTGTGGCCGGCCTGGAAAACTTCCAGTACAAAGGCGCATTGCTGCCTCTGGAAAAAGAACTGATCGTTATCAACGAACAATTCCCTGGCATTCTCGCAGACGCACACCGCGAAATGAGTCCTTCTGTGATCGCCAACTACGCATTCCAGCTGGCGCAGACGTTCAACTCCTTCTATGCTGAAAAAGTAGAAGGTGTATACACTTACTCCGTACTGCGGGAAGAAAATGAAGACAAGAAAAAACTGAGGTTACAGCTGATCACGCTTACTGCCAATACCATCCGGCAGAGCATGAAACTGCTGGGTATCCATGTACCCGAGCGGATGTAA
- a CDS encoding tetratricopeptide repeat protein, which translates to MSAVNTATAVHLSGWRDKARNLYREGIAFRKSGRQEAARQCFAAAIKADSSYTAAYSALGDIYFERKSYADALGYCRKAQELGATNMSRQIGLSFYYLRQYDNALEALQQARREEPGNMTVTYQLAQLYAQLGYYRESINAYQELLSTDSTYTAAWYELGMMSFNTADFEGAVRSFDKAAALGCKQDAAFLFNTGVAWLRLEQTDKGIAYLRKAQQLQPDDEQILFNLAHACYNKGDFDAAIIQWENVLRLQPTNAFVMFMLGKSYMGKGDKEKGMVLCDKATAMDTTR; encoded by the coding sequence ATGAGCGCCGTCAACACTGCAACAGCAGTGCATCTCAGTGGATGGCGTGATAAAGCCCGTAATCTTTACAGGGAAGGCATTGCCTTCAGGAAGTCTGGCCGGCAGGAAGCTGCCCGTCAATGTTTTGCTGCAGCTATAAAGGCCGACAGCAGTTATACTGCTGCCTATAGTGCGCTGGGAGACATTTACTTTGAAAGAAAATCATATGCTGATGCACTTGGCTATTGCCGCAAGGCACAGGAGCTGGGAGCAACCAATATGAGCAGGCAGATAGGGCTGAGCTTTTATTATCTCCGGCAGTATGATAACGCACTGGAAGCGCTGCAACAGGCCAGAAGGGAAGAACCGGGCAATATGACGGTTACTTATCAGCTGGCACAGTTATATGCTCAACTGGGTTATTATCGGGAAAGCATCAACGCTTATCAGGAGCTGCTATCGACAGATAGTACGTATACCGCCGCCTGGTATGAACTGGGCATGATGAGTTTTAATACAGCTGATTTTGAAGGAGCTGTCCGTTCCTTCGACAAAGCCGCTGCTCTGGGCTGTAAGCAGGACGCCGCTTTTTTATTTAATACCGGCGTGGCGTGGTTACGGCTGGAGCAAACAGACAAAGGGATCGCATACCTGCGGAAAGCGCAGCAGCTGCAACCTGATGACGAACAGATATTGTTCAATCTGGCACATGCCTGTTACAACAAAGGTGACTTTGATGCAGCGATTATACAATGGGAAAATGTATTACGCTTGCAACCTACAAATGCTTTTGTTATGTTTATGCTTGGAAAATCGTATATGGGTAAGGGTGATAAGGAGAAAGGAATGGTATTATGCGATAAAGCTACCGCGATGGATACTACCAGATAA
- a CDS encoding cytidine deaminase, protein MEKQQHHFDYLVYNDITGLDENDAWLLKEAREVTHHAYAPYSHFQVGAVIRLVNGEIVAGSNQENASFPVGLCAERVALSAVSATYPDVAIDTIAVSYNNLNGDSSRPISPCGICRQTLAEYEYRQDRPIRLILGGLSGKVYVIDKANDLLPLGFSASDMNE, encoded by the coding sequence ATGGAAAAACAACAACATCACTTTGACTACTTAGTGTATAACGATATTACAGGTCTGGACGAAAACGACGCGTGGTTGCTGAAAGAGGCCAGGGAAGTGACACATCATGCTTATGCACCTTATTCACATTTCCAGGTAGGAGCGGTAATCCGGTTGGTCAACGGCGAAATCGTCGCAGGGTCCAATCAGGAGAATGCTTCTTTTCCGGTAGGACTATGTGCGGAAAGGGTGGCGCTTTCCGCTGTTTCTGCTACTTATCCGGATGTGGCCATCGATACTATCGCTGTCAGCTATAACAATCTCAACGGTGATAGCTCCCGGCCTATTTCTCCCTGTGGTATCTGCCGCCAGACGCTGGCCGAGTATGAATACCGTCAGGACAGACCGATCCGGTTGATTCTGGGAGGTCTTAGTGGTAAGGTATATGTGATCGATAAAGCCAATGACCTGCTACCCCTGGGCTTTTCTGCTTCAGATATGAATGAATGA